Proteins encoded together in one Rhodospirillaceae bacterium window:
- a CDS encoding ABC transporter ATP-binding protein → MNGRSPILQLRKLTKTFGSFTAVKEINLDITEGEFFTIVGPSGSGKTTLLRMLTGMESASSGDILLRGARINDLPANKRPTCMVFQSLALFPHRTVGQNIEFSLKIKNIAPDVRKARALQLMAQLRLPQDYYGKSVTKCSGGERQRVALARALAYDPDILFFDEPLSAIDYKLRKTLEKELKDIHRETGKTFIYITHSLEEAMVMSDRIGVMRAGQLVQVGSPQQIYSAPETKFVSEFIGDVNVMAVTAKGPSTVHAAEFGIDIASPAVPAGFGAGHLVVRPESLRFVESRAGAENCIEGRLYNEYVLGSRIQYQVRVHDHVFIVEKLRQQAFTGQRDDSVLIGWDAKDSILVTD, encoded by the coding sequence ATGAACGGCCGATCGCCCATATTGCAATTGCGAAAGCTCACCAAGACGTTCGGTTCCTTCACGGCCGTCAAAGAAATCAACCTCGATATCACCGAAGGCGAGTTCTTCACCATCGTCGGCCCGTCGGGCAGCGGCAAGACCACCCTGCTGCGCATGCTGACCGGCATGGAGAGTGCCAGCAGCGGCGATATCCTGCTGCGGGGTGCCCGCATCAACGACCTGCCGGCCAACAAGCGGCCGACCTGCATGGTGTTCCAGTCGCTGGCGCTGTTTCCGCACCGCACGGTCGGGCAGAACATCGAATTCTCGCTCAAGATCAAGAATATCGCGCCCGACGTCCGCAAGGCGCGGGCGCTGCAGCTGATGGCGCAGTTGCGCCTGCCGCAGGATTATTACGGCAAGAGCGTCACCAAATGTTCGGGCGGCGAGCGGCAGCGCGTAGCACTTGCCCGGGCGCTGGCTTATGACCCGGATATCCTGTTCTTCGACGAGCCGCTCTCCGCCATCGACTACAAGCTCAGGAAGACGCTTGAGAAAGAGCTGAAGGACATCCACCGCGAGACAGGCAAGACCTTCATCTACATCACCCATTCCCTCGAAGAGGCGATGGTGATGAGCGACCGGATCGGCGTCATGCGCGCCGGGCAACTGGTGCAGGTGGGTTCGCCGCAGCAGATCTATTCCGCGCCGGAGACGAAGTTCGTCTCCGAATTCATCGGCGACGTCAATGTCATGGCGGTGACCGCCAAGGGACCTTCGACCGTCCATGCGGCGGAGTTCGGCATCGATATTGCCAGCCCCGCGGTGCCGGCGGGCTTTGGCGCCGGGCATCTGGTGGTGCGACCGGAATCGCTGCGCTTCGTCGAGAGCCGCGCCGGCGCCGAGAACTGCATCGAAGGCCGGCTTTATAATGAATATGTGCTGGGCTCGCGCATCCAGTACCAGGTCCGCGTCCATGACCATGTCTTCATCGTCGAGAAGTTGCGCCAGCAGGCCTTCACCGGCCAGCGCGACGACAGTGTGCTGATCGGCTGGGATGCCAAGGACAGCATCCTGGTGACGGATTGA
- a CDS encoding diol dehydratase small subunit has protein sequence MTRINGIADYPLAENRPDLVRTARGTPLEELTLNSVEAGKVTLEDLRITSQALKDQASISELAGRPTLARNFERAAEIVDVPQDFVLKVYELLRPGRAKTKDDLLAAAKTLRETYGAAQMAAFVEEAAEVYERRGLFTYRF, from the coding sequence ATGACCCGCATCAACGGCATTGCCGATTATCCGCTGGCGGAGAACCGCCCCGATCTGGTCAGGACCGCGCGCGGCACGCCACTTGAGGAACTCACCCTGAATTCCGTCGAGGCCGGCAAGGTGACGCTGGAGGATCTGCGCATCACGTCGCAGGCGCTGAAGGATCAGGCCAGCATCTCGGAACTGGCGGGACGGCCGACGCTTGCGCGCAATTTCGAACGCGCGGCCGAGATCGTCGACGTGCCGCAGGATTTCGTGCTCAAAGTCTATGAACTGCTGCGGCCGGGGCGCGCCAAGACCAAGGACGATCTGCTGGCCGCCGCCAAGACCCTGCGCGAGACCTATGGCGCTGCACAGATGGCGGCATTTGTCGAGGAAGCGGCGGAGGTTTATGAGCGCAGGGGGTTGTTTACGTATAGGTTTTAG
- a CDS encoding phosphotransferase, with the protein MLTTEQLLRVIDELAVASLPRWGLGGAELKLINHSENWTYRVTPKGAARPVILRVHREGYHSLNGIRSELAWMRALQAEAGVKTPQAIPAQDGSDIQTVSHPSLSSPRNCVLFEFIDGIEPPQDNLMAPFRQLGEVTARCHNHSEGWARPPYFERLSWDFEHSVGRTANWGRWQDGPDCTPDRARLLQRAVDLMEKRLARFGQANTRYGLIHADFRLANLLVHNGDVRVIDFDDCGLGWFLYDAATAVSFFEDRADVPELMEAWKEGYRRIRTLPPEDEHEIWTFILLRRMTLFAWMGSHAETDLARTEGPGYSTGTCELAERYLRQYS; encoded by the coding sequence ATGCTCACGACTGAACAATTGTTGCGCGTGATCGATGAACTGGCGGTAGCCAGCCTGCCGCGTTGGGGCTTAGGCGGCGCCGAGCTGAAGCTTATCAACCATTCCGAAAACTGGACCTACCGCGTGACGCCAAAGGGTGCTGCGCGCCCCGTGATCCTGCGCGTGCACCGCGAGGGCTATCACAGTCTCAATGGCATTCGCAGCGAGCTGGCCTGGATGCGCGCCCTGCAGGCGGAAGCCGGGGTGAAGACGCCACAGGCGATCCCCGCGCAGGACGGCAGCGACATCCAGACCGTGTCGCATCCGTCCCTCTCCAGCCCGCGCAATTGCGTGCTGTTCGAGTTCATCGACGGGATCGAGCCGCCGCAGGACAATCTCATGGCGCCGTTCCGCCAGCTGGGCGAAGTCACGGCGCGCTGCCACAATCACAGCGAAGGCTGGGCGCGGCCACCCTATTTCGAGCGCCTCTCCTGGGATTTTGAGCATTCCGTGGGCCGGACCGCCAATTGGGGACGCTGGCAGGACGGGCCGGATTGCACGCCGGACCGGGCAAGGCTGCTGCAACGCGCGGTCGATCTCATGGAGAAGCGGCTCGCACGTTTCGGCCAGGCCAACACCCGCTATGGCCTCATCCATGCCGATTTCCGGCTGGCCAATCTCCTCGTTCACAACGGCGATGTGCGTGTCATCGACTTCGACGATTGCGGCCTTGGCTGGTTCCTTTATGACGCCGCCACCGCGGTCAGCTTCTTCGAGGACCGCGCCGATGTGCCGGAGTTGATGGAAGCCTGGAAGGAAGGCTATCGCCGTATCCGCACCTTGCCGCCGGAAGACGAACATGAAATCTGGACCTTCATCCTGCTGCGGCGCATGACGCTGTTCGCCTGGATGGGGAGCCATGCCGAAACCGATCTCGCGCGCACCGAAGGGCCGGGCTACAGCACCGGCACCTGCGAGCTCGCCGAGCGCTACTTACGCCAATACAGCTGA
- the fabG gene encoding 3-oxoacyl-ACP reductase FabG, protein MAASIKGKSVIVTGASKGIGKGIARVFAQHGAKVLVVGRDLKAAEAAAKELTDMGHTASGFSADVTKLPEMEKMAKAAVDRYGGVDVLCANAGMFPQVKIEEMSPETWDDVMATNLKGTFLSVKACVPYLKKSGEGRIVITSSITGPVTGFPGWTHYGATKAGQLGFMRTACMELAKYGITVNAVLPGNVMTEGLIELGEAYMKGMAAAVPLGKLGTVDDIGHAALFLASREAGYITGQTIIVDGGQILPESQDAMAQM, encoded by the coding sequence TTGGCCGCATCGATCAAGGGGAAATCCGTCATCGTCACTGGCGCCAGCAAGGGCATCGGCAAGGGCATCGCCCGCGTCTTCGCGCAGCACGGCGCCAAGGTGCTGGTGGTCGGGCGCGATCTCAAAGCCGCGGAAGCCGCGGCCAAGGAATTGACCGATATGGGGCATACCGCCTCGGGCTTTTCGGCCGACGTCACCAAATTGCCCGAGATGGAGAAGATGGCGAAGGCCGCCGTCGATCGCTATGGCGGCGTCGACGTGCTCTGTGCCAATGCCGGCATGTTCCCGCAGGTGAAGATCGAGGAAATGTCGCCGGAGACCTGGGACGATGTGATGGCGACCAACCTCAAGGGCACCTTCCTGTCGGTGAAGGCCTGCGTGCCTTACCTCAAGAAATCCGGCGAAGGCCGCATCGTCATCACATCCTCGATCACCGGGCCGGTCACCGGCTTTCCGGGTTGGACCCATTACGGCGCCACCAAGGCGGGCCAATTGGGCTTCATGCGCACGGCCTGCATGGAACTTGCGAAATACGGCATCACGGTCAACGCCGTGCTTCCCGGCAATGTCATGACCGAGGGGCTCATCGAATTGGGCGAGGCCTATATGAAGGGCATGGCGGCGGCGGTGCCGCTGGGCAAGCTCGGCACGGTCGACGATATCGGCCATGCCGCTTTGTTCCTTGCCTCGCGCGAGGCGGGCTATATCACCGGGCAGACGATCATCGTCGATGGCGGTCAGATCCTGCCGGAATCACAGGACGCGATGGCGCAGATGTGA
- a CDS encoding type 1 glutamine amidotransferase: protein MKRVLIIVPELVAPPGLLGQALIEQGVRYDAVFPVGRFASQAPMDYPGLPEGPGGYAGLIVMGGPMSARDEHLYPFLTETMALIRAFTALDRPVLGVCLGAQIIAHAFGGEIYRMSRLESGFRQLELTPEGKLDPLFKDIAEPITTFENHYEATRETPGAVALVTGGACPVQAFRVGAKTYGVQFHIEVTIDIVRDWIRMFGQDFCRDEPRLLTDLDQQFETHFGDYVQVCRTLTRNWLALT from the coding sequence ATGAAGCGCGTCCTGATCATCGTCCCGGAATTGGTGGCACCACCAGGCCTCCTCGGCCAGGCGCTCATCGAGCAGGGTGTTCGCTATGACGCGGTCTTTCCGGTCGGGCGCTTTGCCAGCCAGGCGCCGATGGATTATCCGGGCCTGCCGGAGGGGCCGGGCGGTTATGCCGGGCTTATCGTCATGGGCGGGCCGATGAGTGCCCGGGACGAACATCTCTATCCGTTCCTGACCGAGACGATGGCCCTCATCCGCGCCTTCACGGCCCTGGACCGGCCGGTGCTGGGTGTGTGCCTGGGTGCGCAGATCATCGCCCATGCCTTCGGTGGCGAGATCTACCGCATGAGCCGGCTGGAATCGGGCTTCCGGCAATTGGAGCTGACGCCGGAGGGGAAGCTTGACCCCTTGTTCAAGGATATCGCCGAACCGATCACGACCTTCGAGAACCATTACGAGGCAACCCGCGAGACGCCAGGTGCCGTCGCCCTGGTGACGGGCGGCGCCTGTCCGGTCCAGGCGTTCCGGGTCGGGGCCAAGACCTATGGCGTGCAGTTTCATATCGAGGTCACGATCGATATCGTGCGGGATTGGATCCGGATGTTCGGCCAGGATTTCTGCCGTGATGAGCCAAGATTGCTGACCGATCTCGACCAGCAGTTCGAAACTCATTTCGGCGACTACGTCCAGGTCTGCCGGACGCTCACGCGAAATTGGCTGGCGTTAACCTGA
- a CDS encoding propanediol/glycerol family dehydratase large subunit: protein MTDPTQAGSNPGANRWRRFADWDERPLRLDRFAVEDPENGFAAFHGAKDPKPGLVMEAGRIASMDGIPLADFDMIDHFIAHHHLDLDLAPTAMAIPSAEIARRLVDIAVPREELARLAHGLTPAKLAEVVAQLSAIELAFAFSKMRTRKMPGNQGHVTNAKDDPLQLAADAATAVAFGFDEVETTMRVARNAWSNALACAVGAAVGRWGTLFQCSSEEAEELQIGMAGFTSYAETVSVYGTERAFTDGDDTPWSKAFLAAAYASRGIKMRCTSGAASELLMGFHESKSLLYLEARCLCLQRAMGVQGTQNGGIDGAPLASTMPGGVRELLAENLIAVWLDLECATGNDARHSESEIRVGAKILPYLIAGSDFICSGMGSILKYDNSFNPSSFNGEEMEDFLVLQRDYEADGGLTSVGEATALDVRKRAIDALAAVFAELDLGAPTEAMKRSVAVASGSNDTESYLPRDVSFISEKIKERGINVLDVIKALAKRGFRVEAQNLLNVVRLRVSGDYLQTAAVVRNGHVVSAVNNPNDYSGPGTGYRVSEARRQELSAIRDVLTREEVLRTEATFAGPEAKLITYKTLGVAAATGPKNEIVIGVSPAFGVKLFRTLAGHALSAVLRALSEGIAAKGGIARIVRMRHTADTSFLGLSAARLAGSGIGIGIQAKGTAVIHQADRLPHHNLELFSNAPITSLAHYRSFGANAATYAKGEMPEPVVVPTEGKAMGARYHAQVALIYAIETSLTADGAKPEDIEIAFLEAH from the coding sequence ATGACCGACCCCACGCAGGCAGGTAGCAATCCGGGAGCCAACCGGTGGCGCCGTTTCGCCGATTGGGACGAGCGGCCCCTGCGCCTCGACCGGTTCGCGGTCGAGGATCCGGAGAACGGCTTTGCTGCCTTCCACGGCGCCAAGGACCCGAAACCCGGCCTGGTGATGGAAGCCGGCCGGATCGCCAGCATGGATGGTATCCCGCTCGCCGATTTCGACATGATCGATCATTTCATCGCCCATCATCACCTGGATCTGGACCTCGCACCCACGGCAATGGCGATCCCCTCGGCCGAGATCGCGCGGCGGCTGGTCGATATCGCGGTCCCGCGCGAGGAACTGGCGCGCCTAGCCCATGGCTTGACGCCGGCAAAGCTTGCCGAGGTGGTAGCGCAGCTCTCGGCCATCGAGCTGGCCTTTGCCTTTTCCAAGATGCGCACCAGGAAGATGCCCGGCAATCAGGGCCATGTGACCAACGCCAAGGACGACCCATTGCAACTGGCGGCCGATGCCGCGACGGCGGTGGCCTTTGGCTTCGACGAGGTCGAAACCACCATGCGCGTCGCGCGCAATGCCTGGTCCAATGCGCTGGCTTGCGCGGTGGGGGCCGCGGTCGGGCGCTGGGGCACCCTCTTCCAATGTTCGAGCGAAGAGGCCGAGGAATTGCAGATCGGCATGGCGGGCTTCACCTCCTATGCCGAGACGGTCTCGGTCTATGGCACCGAGCGGGCGTTTACCGATGGTGACGACACCCCCTGGTCGAAGGCGTTCCTGGCCGCGGCCTATGCCTCGCGCGGCATCAAGATGCGCTGCACGTCGGGCGCTGCCTCGGAACTCCTCATGGGGTTCCATGAATCGAAATCGCTGCTTTATCTTGAGGCGCGGTGCCTCTGTCTGCAGCGGGCGATGGGTGTGCAGGGCACGCAGAATGGCGGCATCGACGGGGCGCCGCTTGCGTCCACCATGCCGGGCGGTGTGCGTGAATTGCTGGCCGAAAATCTCATCGCGGTGTGGCTCGATCTTGAATGCGCGACCGGCAACGATGCGCGGCATTCGGAATCCGAGATCCGCGTCGGCGCCAAGATCCTGCCCTATCTCATCGCCGGGTCGGACTTCATCTGTTCGGGCATGGGTTCGATCCTGAAATACGACAACTCCTTCAACCCCTCCTCCTTCAATGGCGAGGAGATGGAGGATTTCCTGGTGCTGCAGCGGGATTATGAGGCCGATGGCGGGCTGACCTCGGTCGGCGAAGCGACGGCACTCGATGTGCGCAAGCGCGCCATCGACGCGCTGGCCGCGGTCTTTGCCGAACTGGATCTGGGGGCGCCGACAGAGGCCATGAAGCGCAGTGTCGCCGTGGCGTCAGGTTCCAACGACACGGAGAGCTATCTGCCGCGAGATGTTTCCTTCATCAGCGAGAAGATCAAGGAACGCGGCATCAATGTGCTGGATGTGATCAAGGCGCTGGCCAAGCGCGGCTTCCGCGTTGAGGCGCAGAACCTGCTCAATGTCGTGCGGCTGCGCGTGTCGGGCGACTATCTGCAGACGGCGGCGGTGGTGCGCAACGGCCATGTGGTGAGCGCCGTCAACAATCCCAACGATTACAGTGGCCCCGGCACCGGCTACCGGGTGAGCGAGGCGCGGCGACAGGAACTCTCCGCCATCCGCGATGTGCTGACGCGCGAGGAGGTACTCCGCACGGAGGCTACCTTCGCGGGCCCCGAGGCCAAGCTCATCACTTACAAGACATTGGGCGTTGCCGCGGCCACGGGACCGAAGAACGAGATCGTCATCGGCGTGAGCCCGGCCTTTGGCGTCAAACTCTTCCGCACCCTTGCCGGCCATGCCCTGTCGGCGGTGCTGCGCGCGTTGAGCGAGGGAATCGCGGCCAAGGGTGGGATCGCCCGCATCGTGCGCATGCGGCATACGGCGGATACCTCGTTCCTGGGATTGAGTGCCGCGCGCCTGGCCGGATCCGGCATCGGCATCGGAATCCAGGCCAAGGGGACAGCGGTCATCCACCAGGCCGACCGGCTGCCGCACCATAATCTGGAGCTTTTTTCCAACGCGCCGATCACGTCGCTGGCACATTATCGCAGCTTCGGCGCGAACGCCGCCACCTATGCCAAAGGCGAGATGCCGGAGCCGGTGGTGGTGCCGACCGAGGGCAAGGCGATGGGCGCGCGCTATCACGCGCAGGTGGCGCTCATCTATGCCATTGAGACCTCGCTCACTGCCGATGGGGCGAAGCCTGAGGATATCGAGATCGCGTTCCTGGAGGCGCATTAA
- a CDS encoding cysteine hydrolase family protein, which produces MTWKTRNRSFYYAGAPEPGDFDFKPSETALLVIDVQNTYLERPDRATLDEAGKAHYDAWTPFHTRMNEIVIPRAAELLRLARKHGIECLFARIACQTQDGRDRSLSQKMPGWNNLLLPKDEHASQIVPQLAPQGDEITVTKTTDSALTGSNLRLILHNLGIKNVICLGIFTDQCVSSTVRSLADESFQVVVIEDCCAAGSHALHEQELAIINMIYCHVMNAAEFTDMMKLA; this is translated from the coding sequence ATGACCTGGAAGACACGCAACCGATCTTTCTATTACGCCGGCGCGCCGGAGCCGGGGGATTTCGACTTCAAGCCGTCGGAAACCGCGCTGCTGGTGATCGATGTGCAGAATACCTATCTGGAACGGCCGGACCGGGCGACCCTCGATGAGGCGGGCAAGGCGCATTACGATGCCTGGACGCCGTTCCACACGCGCATGAACGAGATCGTCATCCCGCGCGCGGCGGAGCTGCTGCGGCTTGCGCGCAAACACGGCATCGAATGCCTGTTCGCGCGTATCGCCTGCCAGACGCAGGATGGGCGGGATCGGTCCTTGAGCCAGAAGATGCCGGGCTGGAACAATCTGCTGCTTCCCAAGGATGAGCATGCCTCGCAGATCGTGCCGCAATTGGCCCCCCAGGGTGACGAGATTACCGTCACCAAAACCACCGATAGTGCGCTGACCGGCAGCAATCTCCGCCTGATCCTCCATAATCTCGGCATCAAGAACGTGATCTGCCTTGGCATCTTCACCGATCAATGCGTCTCGTCGACCGTGCGGAGCCTTGCCGATGAGAGCTTCCAGGTGGTGGTGATCGAGGATTGCTGTGCCGCGGGCTCCCACGCCTTGCATGAGCAGGAACTGGCCATCATCAACATGATCTATTGCCATGTCATGAACGCGGCGGAGTTCACCGATATGATGAAGCTGGCATGA
- a CDS encoding ABC transporter permease: protein MSSLAPRWRTSLIWAWTAAVVVFMYLPGLCLLLASMTSSRYFIFPITKWGFAWWEKTFASLEIHQLFQTSLLIAFCVTVIAVTIALFGALAFARYDWKGRSLYQKIVLLPIFFPQSVLGLSLLLWFNALGLTMSWQTAVFAHLVWIVPVCTLVISIQVYSFDPALEEAAFDLGATKWQVFREVTLPVLFPGIFSGALFAFLLSWGNFPLSLYTTGADTTIPEYLYAKMVAGYTPGVPVLGTVSTVGAAGLLLVGYAIILMLRRRRAVSDQSET, encoded by the coding sequence ATGAGCAGCCTCGCCCCCCGCTGGCGTACCTCACTCATCTGGGCCTGGACCGCGGCCGTGGTCGTGTTCATGTACCTGCCGGGCCTCTGCCTGCTGCTGGCCTCGATGACGTCGAGCCGCTATTTCATCTTCCCGATCACAAAATGGGGCTTCGCCTGGTGGGAGAAGACCTTCGCCTCGCTGGAAATCCACCAGCTGTTCCAGACCTCCTTGCTGATCGCCTTCTGCGTCACCGTCATTGCGGTCACCATCGCGCTCTTCGGCGCGCTCGCTTTTGCACGGTATGACTGGAAGGGGCGCAGCCTCTATCAGAAGATCGTGCTGCTGCCGATCTTCTTTCCGCAATCGGTGCTGGGTCTTTCCCTACTGCTGTGGTTCAATGCGCTGGGCCTCACCATGTCTTGGCAGACGGCGGTGTTTGCGCATCTGGTCTGGATCGTCCCGGTCTGCACCCTGGTCATCTCGATCCAGGTCTATTCCTTCGATCCGGCATTGGAAGAAGCGGCCTTCGATCTCGGTGCCACCAAATGGCAGGTATTCCGCGAAGTGACGTTGCCGGTACTGTTCCCCGGCATCTTCTCCGGCGCCCTCTTTGCGTTCCTGCTGTCCTGGGGCAATTTCCCGTTGTCGCTCTATACGACCGGCGCCGATACGACGATCCCCGAATATCTCTATGCCAAGATGGTCGCGGGCTATACGCCGGGCGTCCCGGTGCTGGGCACCGTCTCGACCGTGGGGGCTGCGGGCCTGCTGCTCGTCGGCTATGCCATCATCCTGATGCTGCGCCGCCGCCGCGCCGTCAGCGATCAATCGGAAACCTGA
- a CDS encoding AraC family transcriptional regulator: MATALLDPKTDSRETGAPIVLAAAATGLVDFIERQHGDVDSIFGNSGIAPDMAGAPTLKLKLASYCRLFEQAAKQIEGEKFSPGNFGLHFGQQFQPRDLGMWGYAAISSPTLGAALDNLVRLFHFHQESSGMQLARGADGLMRLEYQIYSSEIVERRQDAELSLCMFANVIRDCCGPKWAPVEVHFEHPRPEFWKDHETAFDAPVYFSQPTNALLFRPELLDRQMPGRDLQLLTMMQTCLESLGSHRQGSDGMVDRVKTAIRVNLPGGYPSLEQIAQMLRVPGAMIQRELAEQGLTYKDAVETTRQSLAQMYLDQRQLPLTEIALLLGYSELSAFTRAFTRWTGVSPRAYRKQGH, from the coding sequence ATGGCAACCGCTCTGCTGGATCCGAAGACCGACAGCCGCGAGACCGGCGCGCCCATCGTGCTGGCGGCGGCGGCGACCGGCCTTGTCGATTTCATCGAGCGCCAGCATGGCGACGTCGATTCGATCTTCGGCAATTCCGGCATCGCCCCGGACATGGCGGGGGCACCGACCCTGAAATTGAAGCTTGCCTCCTATTGCCGCCTGTTCGAGCAGGCCGCCAAGCAGATCGAAGGTGAGAAGTTCAGCCCCGGCAATTTCGGCCTGCATTTCGGCCAGCAATTCCAGCCCCGCGACCTCGGCATGTGGGGCTATGCCGCCATTTCCTCACCGACCCTGGGGGCGGCCCTCGACAATCTGGTGCGCCTCTTCCATTTCCACCAGGAATCTTCCGGCATGCAGCTCGCGCGCGGGGCCGACGGGTTGATGCGCCTTGAATACCAGATCTATTCCTCGGAAATCGTCGAACGCCGCCAAGACGCCGAACTGTCGCTCTGCATGTTCGCCAATGTGATCCGCGATTGCTGCGGCCCGAAATGGGCGCCGGTCGAGGTGCATTTTGAACATCCCCGCCCGGAATTCTGGAAGGATCACGAGACTGCCTTCGACGCCCCGGTCTATTTCAGCCAGCCCACCAACGCGCTGCTGTTCCGCCCGGAACTCCTCGACCGGCAGATGCCGGGGCGCGACCTGCAGCTCCTCACCATGATGCAGACCTGCCTTGAATCATTGGGCTCGCACCGTCAGGGCAGCGACGGCATGGTCGACCGGGTCAAGACCGCGATCCGCGTCAATCTGCCGGGCGGCTATCCCAGTCTGGAACAGATCGCGCAGATGCTGCGCGTGCCGGGCGCCATGATCCAGCGGGAACTTGCCGAACAGGGCCTCACCTACAAGGACGCGGTCGAGACCACGCGCCAGAGTCTGGCCCAGATGTATCTCGATCAGCGCCAATTGCCGCTGACCGAGATTGCCCTGCTGCTTGGCTATTCCGAACTCTCCGCCTTCACCCGCGCCTTCACCCGCTGGACCGGCGTCAGCCCCCGCGCCTATCGCAAACAGGGGCACTGA
- a CDS encoding ABC transporter permease has translation MNLAKSIGPGTRHAIPILLFLLVGFAAPLLAVIGFSFIPARSFSLWQSWSLGNYIEIFNSTSYLSFLWSLGLAAVTVLILAMICYPIAYGLARVFGKYATLVTLLFTIPLFVSENVRLYGWVLFFIKNGVLLGTLKSWFGIEPESWLFTNGIIVFGMVYVYLPFMLFPMTLGVSMVPDQTRDAAFDLGATRWQVFKEVELPLSMPGIMIGFLLSFVLAVGAIAEAKVLGGQQIIPISHDIEIAFTYAQNWPLGAALSVLLMLVVGTMVLLVLRRFDLDAILGRR, from the coding sequence ATGAACCTCGCCAAGAGCATCGGTCCCGGCACTAGGCACGCCATTCCCATCCTGCTGTTCCTGCTGGTGGGATTCGCGGCCCCACTGCTGGCCGTCATCGGCTTCAGCTTCATCCCCGCGCGGAGCTTCTCGCTGTGGCAGAGCTGGAGCCTTGGCAACTACATCGAGATCTTCAACTCGACCAGTTATCTCTCCTTCCTCTGGTCACTGGGTCTTGCCGCCGTGACGGTGCTGATCCTTGCCATGATCTGCTATCCGATCGCCTATGGCCTCGCCCGCGTGTTCGGCAAATATGCGACCCTGGTGACGTTGCTGTTCACCATTCCCTTGTTCGTCTCGGAAAATGTGCGGCTTTACGGCTGGGTCCTGTTTTTCATCAAGAACGGCGTGCTGCTGGGCACGCTCAAATCCTGGTTTGGCATCGAGCCCGAAAGCTGGCTGTTCACCAACGGCATCATCGTGTTCGGCATGGTCTATGTGTATCTCCCCTTCATGCTGTTCCCGATGACGCTCGGCGTCTCCATGGTGCCCGACCAGACCCGCGACGCGGCCTTCGACCTCGGCGCCACGCGCTGGCAGGTGTTCAAGGAGGTGGAACTGCCGCTTTCCATGCCCGGCATCATGATCGGCTTCCTGCTCTCCTTCGTGCTGGCGGTGGGTGCTATCGCCGAGGCGAAGGTGCTGGGTGGGCAGCAGATCATCCCGATCAGCCACGACATCGAGATCGCCTTCACCTATGCGCAGAACTGGCCACTGGGGGCCGCCCTTTCGGTACTCCTCATGCTGGTGGTGGGCACCATGGTGCTCCTCGTGCTACGCCGCTTCGATCTCGATGCCATCCTGGGACGGAGATAG